Proteins from a genomic interval of Rosa chinensis cultivar Old Blush chromosome 2, RchiOBHm-V2, whole genome shotgun sequence:
- the LOC121048865 gene encoding threonine synthase 2, chloroplastic-like codes for MCKELGLVDKIPRLVCAQAANANPLYLHYKSGWDEEFKPVKANTTFASAIQIGDPVSIDRAVYALKKSDGIVEEATEEELMVTDFDCSFKSGTSLQPSILTGHGSVEKLTKQLTLLLRRLIAGSVLLIGFSNHLPPYLKFYCSMVY; via the coding sequence ATGTGTAAGGAGTTAGGCCTGGTTGATAAGATTCCTAGACTTGTGTGTGCTCAAGCTGCAAATGCAAACCCTTTGTACTTGCATTACAAGTCGGGGTGGGATGAGGAGTTCAAGCCTGTGAAGGCAAACACTACGTTTGCGTCTGCAATTCAGATTGGGGATCCTGTTTCCATTGACAGGGCCGTGTATGCGCTGAAGAAGTCGGATGGGATTGTGGAGGAGGCGACCGAGGAGGAGTTGATGGTCACGGATTTTGACTGCTCATTCAAGTCCGGTACCTCTCTTCAACCCAGCATTTTGACTGGTCACGGATCAGTAGAAAAGCTAACAAAGCAGCTCACCTTGTTGCTTCGTCGGCTCATAGCGGGAAGTGTCCTCCTGATTGGGTTCTCCAACCACCTTCCCCCTTACTTGAAATTTTACTGTTCGATGGTTTACTAG
- the LOC112186456 gene encoding aminopeptidase M1 isoform X1, with protein sequence MEQKQGIEQFKGQARLPNFAIPKRYDLHLKLDLSACTFSGTVQINVSIVEETKFLVLNALELDVHQVWFTNSHGQKYHPCDVVLDGDDEVLVLVFDKALGIGEGVLGVDFSAVLNAHLVGLYKCAYMDGEEKKNMAVTQFEAVDARRFFPCWDEPALKARFKIALDVPSELTALSNMPIINEKCDGDVKTVSFEESPIMSTYLVAVVVGLFDHIEDTTSDGVKVSAYCPVGKSDKGEFALNVTVMTLDLFSKYFSTPYSLPKLDMVAVPEFSGGAMENYGLITYRETELLFDPLHSTAARKQRMAIVVSHEVAHQWFGNLVTMEWWTDLWLNEGFATWISYMATDILFPEWKVWSQFLQYTTGGLIMDALEQSHPIQVEVHHARSVLEIFDAISYEKGSAVIRMLQAYLGDDIFQKSLSSYIKRYSEKNAKTEDLWSVLSEESGLKISEMMDDWTKKQGYPVISVTAKDHILEFEQTQFLSAGLHSEGKWIVPVTISLGSYERRKNFLLETKSSEVDISDLVDTSDTNLKNKETCDEQLWVKVNIEQSGFYRVKYEDKLAARLRKAIEHNSLEATDKFGILDDAYALCEACELSLSSLLSLMDVYRKEADYIVLSKLIDVCYNIVKVSSEAIPDSVNELKQFCIKSPHVSIRRCFSTHCLVRVVTVLVCQYRVTTSLKIAFCAIPRGDLGVCCLRKLLC encoded by the exons ATGGAACAGAAGCAAGGCATAGAGCAATTTAAAGGCCAAGCAAGGTTACCGAATTTTGCAATCCCGAAACGCTATgatcttcatctcaaacttgatCTCTCTGCCTGCACCTTCTCCGGCACCGTGCAGATTAACGTTAGCATCGTTGAAGAGACCAAGTTTCTTGTCTTGAacgctcttgaacttgatgttcATCAAGTTTGGTTCACCAACTCTCACGGCCAA AAGTACCACCCCTGCGATGTTGTTTTGGATGGAGATGATGaagttcttgttttggtatttgatAAAGCACTTGGTATTGGTGAGGGAGTCTTGGGGGTTGACTTTTCTGCAGTCCTTAATGCGCACTTGGTGGGGTTATATAAATG TGCTTATATGGATggggaagagaaaaagaatatgGCTGTTACTCAATTCGAAGCTGTGGATGCGAGGAGGTTCTTTCCATGTTGGGATGAACCTGCTCTCAAG GCTAGATTCAAGATAGCATTAGATGTACCATCAGAGCTGACAGCTTTGTCCAATATgcctattattaatgagaagTGTGATGGAGATGTTAAGACTGTGTCTTTTGAGGAATCTCCAATCATGTCAACTTATTTGGTGGCTGTTGTTGTTGGCCTATTTGATCATATTGAAGATACAACATCTGATG GGGTAAAGGTTAGTGCATATTGCCCTGTTGGGAAGAGTGATAAAGGGGAATTTGCGTTAAATGTTACTGTTATGACCCTTGATCTTTTCTCCAA ATACTTCTCAACGCCTTACTCACTCCCCAAACTTGATATGGTTGCGGTTCCTGAATTTTCCGGTGGGGCCATGGAGAATTATGGTTTGATCACATACCGTGAAACTGAACTGCTTTTTGATCCTTTGCATTCCACAGCAGCAAGAAAGCAAAGA ATGGCAATTGTTGTATCACATGAAGTAGCACATCAGTGGTTTGGCAATCTGGTAACAATGGAATGGTGGACTGATTTATGGCTTAACGAGGGTTTTGCAACATGG ATAAGTTATATGGCCACTGATATTTTGTTTCCTGAGTGGAAAGTTTGGTCTCAATTTCTTCAATATACTACTGGTGGCCTAATTATGGATGCCCTGGAACAATCACATCCAATTCAG GTAGAGGTACACCACGCACGTTCAGTTCTTGAAATATTCGATGCTATCAGTTATGAAAAGGGATCTGCTGTTATACGAATGCTGCAGGCTTATCTTGGTGATGATATATTCCAG AAATCGTTAAGTTCCTACATAAAAAGATATTCTGAAAAAAATGCAAAGACAGAAGATTTATGGAGTGTTCTGTCGGAGGAATCTGGTCTCAAAATCAGTGAAATGATGGATGATTGGACTAAGAAACAAGGATATCCTGTGATCTCTGTAACAGCAAAGGATCATATTTTGGAATTTGAGCAG ACACAGTTTCTGTCAGCAGGTTTGCATAGTGAAGGGAAATGGATTGTTCCAGTAACTATTTCACTCGGTTCATATGAGAGACGCAAGAATTTCCTTTTGGAAACAAAGTCCAGTGAAGTGGACATATCAGATCTTGTTGACACTTCTGATACTAATTTAAAGAATAAAGAGACATGTGATGAACAACTGTGGGTCAAGGTTAATATCGAGCAGAGTGGTTTTTATAGGGTAAAATATGAAGATAAGCTAGCAGCTCGACTTAGGAAGGCTATTGAGCATAATAGCTTGGAAGCAACAGACAAATTTG GTATTCTGGATGATGCATACGCCCTTTGCGAAGCTTGTGAACTGTCACTATCATCTTTGCTTTCCTTGATGGATGTATACAGAAAAGAAGCTGATTATATTGTCTTATCAAAGCTTATAGAC GTATGTTATAACATTGTTAAAGTATCAAGCGAGGCCATCCCTGATTCAGTGAATGAGTTGAAGCAATTTTGCATCAAATCTCCTCATGTTTCCATCAGA CGTTGTTTTTCTACACATTGCCTTGTGAGAGTGGTCACTGTACTTGTATGTCAGTACAGGGTGACGACTAGTTTGAAAATAGCTTTTTGTGCAATACCACGTGGTGATTTGGGTGTGTGTTGCTTGAGGAAATTGTTGTGTTGA
- the LOC112186457 gene encoding threonine synthase 1, chloroplastic-like, whose amino-acid sequence MASSSLFQSPSFSLKPQKPISPPSTKPHFTTTIKCSSSSSAAKCRDNIRDDAHSHNTTHTHHFSANYVPFNSPADDTSSESYSLDEVVYRSQSGGLLDVQHGMAALKNYDGKYWRDLFDSRVGKPTWPYSSRVWSKKEWVLPEIDSDDIVSAFEGNSNLFWAKRYGKTVLGNELWVKHCGISHTGSFKDLGMTVLVSQVNRLLKMNRPVVGVGCASTGDTSAALSAYCASAEIPSIVFLPANKISMAQLVQPIANGAFVLSIDTDFDGCMNLI is encoded by the coding sequence atggcgtcttcctctctcttccaaTCCCCTTCCTTCTCTCTCAAACCCCAGAAACCCATTTCCCCACCCTCCACCAAACCCCATTTCACCACTACCATCAaatgctcctcctcctcctccgccgccaAATGCCGCGACAACATCCGCGACGACGCCCACAGCCACAACACCACCCACACCCACCACTTCTCCGCCAACTACGTCCCCTTCAACTCCCCCGCAGACGACACGTCGTCCGAGTCCTACTCCCTCGACGAGGTCGTCTACCGCTCCCAGTCCGGCGGCCTCCTCGACGTCCAGCACGGCATGGCCGCCCTCAAGAACTACGACGGCAAGTATTGGCGCGACCTCTTCGACTCCCGCGTCGGCAAACCCACCTGGCCCTATAGCTCTCGTGTCTGGTCCAAGAAGGAGTGGGTCCTCCCTGAGATCGACAGCGACGACATCGTCTCCGCCTTCGAGGGCAACTCCAACCTCTTCTGGGCCAAGCGCTACGGTAAAACAGTCCTCGGCAACGAGCTCTGGGTCAAGCACTGCGGCATTAGCCACACCGGCTCCTTCAAGGACCTAGGCATGACCGTCCTCGTCAGCCAGGTCAATCGCCTCCTCAAAATGAACCGCCCCGTCGTCGGCGTCGGATGCGCCTCCACCGGTGACACCTCCGCCGCCCTGTCCGCCTACTGCGCCTCTGCCGAGATCCCCTCCATTGTGTTTCTGCCGGCGAATAAGATCTCGATGGCGCAGCTGGTCCAGCCCATCGCAAACGGGGCCTTTGTGCTAAGCATCGACACCGATTTCGATGGCTGTATGAATCTGATTTGA
- the LOC112186456 gene encoding aminopeptidase M1 isoform X3, translating into MEQKQGIEQFKGQARLPNFAIPKRYDLHLKLDLSACTFSGTVQINVSIVEETKFLVLNALELDVHQVWFTNSHGQKYHPCDVVLDGDDEVLVLVFDKALGIGEGVLGVDFSAVLNAHLVGLYKCAYMDGEEKKNMAVTQFEAVDARRFFPCWDEPALKARFKIALDVPSELTALSNMPIINEKCDGDVKTVSFEESPIMSTYLVAVVVGLFDHIEDTTSDGVKVSAYCPVGKSDKGEFALNVTVMTLDLFSKYFSTPYSLPKLDMVAVPEFSGGAMENYGLITYRETELLFDPLHSTAARKQRMAIVVSHEVAHQWFGNLVTMEWWTDLWLNEGFATWISYMATDILFPEWKVWSQFLQYTTGGLIMDALEQSHPIQVEVHHARSVLEIFDAISYEKGSAVIRMLQAYLGDDIFQTQFLSAGLHSEGKWIVPVTISLGSYERRKNFLLETKSSEVDISDLVDTSDTNLKNKETCDEQLWVKVNIEQSGFYRVKYEDKLAARLRKAIEHNSLEATDKFGILDDAYALCEACELSLSSLLSLMDVYRKEADYIVLSKLIDVCYNIVKVSSEAIPDSVNELKQFCIKSPHVSIRRCFSTHCLVRVVTVLVCQYRVTTSLKIAFCAIPRGDLGVCCLRKLLC; encoded by the exons ATGGAACAGAAGCAAGGCATAGAGCAATTTAAAGGCCAAGCAAGGTTACCGAATTTTGCAATCCCGAAACGCTATgatcttcatctcaaacttgatCTCTCTGCCTGCACCTTCTCCGGCACCGTGCAGATTAACGTTAGCATCGTTGAAGAGACCAAGTTTCTTGTCTTGAacgctcttgaacttgatgttcATCAAGTTTGGTTCACCAACTCTCACGGCCAA AAGTACCACCCCTGCGATGTTGTTTTGGATGGAGATGATGaagttcttgttttggtatttgatAAAGCACTTGGTATTGGTGAGGGAGTCTTGGGGGTTGACTTTTCTGCAGTCCTTAATGCGCACTTGGTGGGGTTATATAAATG TGCTTATATGGATggggaagagaaaaagaatatgGCTGTTACTCAATTCGAAGCTGTGGATGCGAGGAGGTTCTTTCCATGTTGGGATGAACCTGCTCTCAAG GCTAGATTCAAGATAGCATTAGATGTACCATCAGAGCTGACAGCTTTGTCCAATATgcctattattaatgagaagTGTGATGGAGATGTTAAGACTGTGTCTTTTGAGGAATCTCCAATCATGTCAACTTATTTGGTGGCTGTTGTTGTTGGCCTATTTGATCATATTGAAGATACAACATCTGATG GGGTAAAGGTTAGTGCATATTGCCCTGTTGGGAAGAGTGATAAAGGGGAATTTGCGTTAAATGTTACTGTTATGACCCTTGATCTTTTCTCCAA ATACTTCTCAACGCCTTACTCACTCCCCAAACTTGATATGGTTGCGGTTCCTGAATTTTCCGGTGGGGCCATGGAGAATTATGGTTTGATCACATACCGTGAAACTGAACTGCTTTTTGATCCTTTGCATTCCACAGCAGCAAGAAAGCAAAGA ATGGCAATTGTTGTATCACATGAAGTAGCACATCAGTGGTTTGGCAATCTGGTAACAATGGAATGGTGGACTGATTTATGGCTTAACGAGGGTTTTGCAACATGG ATAAGTTATATGGCCACTGATATTTTGTTTCCTGAGTGGAAAGTTTGGTCTCAATTTCTTCAATATACTACTGGTGGCCTAATTATGGATGCCCTGGAACAATCACATCCAATTCAG GTAGAGGTACACCACGCACGTTCAGTTCTTGAAATATTCGATGCTATCAGTTATGAAAAGGGATCTGCTGTTATACGAATGCTGCAGGCTTATCTTGGTGATGATATATTCCAG ACACAGTTTCTGTCAGCAGGTTTGCATAGTGAAGGGAAATGGATTGTTCCAGTAACTATTTCACTCGGTTCATATGAGAGACGCAAGAATTTCCTTTTGGAAACAAAGTCCAGTGAAGTGGACATATCAGATCTTGTTGACACTTCTGATACTAATTTAAAGAATAAAGAGACATGTGATGAACAACTGTGGGTCAAGGTTAATATCGAGCAGAGTGGTTTTTATAGGGTAAAATATGAAGATAAGCTAGCAGCTCGACTTAGGAAGGCTATTGAGCATAATAGCTTGGAAGCAACAGACAAATTTG GTATTCTGGATGATGCATACGCCCTTTGCGAAGCTTGTGAACTGTCACTATCATCTTTGCTTTCCTTGATGGATGTATACAGAAAAGAAGCTGATTATATTGTCTTATCAAAGCTTATAGAC GTATGTTATAACATTGTTAAAGTATCAAGCGAGGCCATCCCTGATTCAGTGAATGAGTTGAAGCAATTTTGCATCAAATCTCCTCATGTTTCCATCAGA CGTTGTTTTTCTACACATTGCCTTGTGAGAGTGGTCACTGTACTTGTATGTCAGTACAGGGTGACGACTAGTTTGAAAATAGCTTTTTGTGCAATACCACGTGGTGATTTGGGTGTGTGTTGCTTGAGGAAATTGTTGTGTTGA
- the LOC112186456 gene encoding aminopeptidase M1 isoform X4 — protein MFIKFGSPTLTAKSTTPAMLFWMEMMKFLFWYLIKHLVLVRESWGLTFLQSLMRTWWGYINVLIWMGKRKRIWLLLNSKLWMRGGSFHVGMNLLSSIESSFAGVKVSAYCPVGKSDKGEFALNVTVMTLDLFSKYFSTPYSLPKLDMVAVPEFSGGAMENYGLITYRETELLFDPLHSTAARKQRMAIVVSHEVAHQWFGNLVTMEWWTDLWLNEGFATWISYMATDILFPEWKVWSQFLQYTTGGLIMDALEQSHPIQVEVHHARSVLEIFDAISYEKGSAVIRMLQAYLGDDIFQKSLSSYIKRYSEKNAKTEDLWSVLSEESGLKISEMMDDWTKKQGYPVISVTAKDHILEFEQTQFLSAGLHSEGKWIVPVTISLGSYERRKNFLLETKSSEVDISDLVDTSDTNLKNKETCDEQLWVKVNIEQSGFYRVKYEDKLAARLRKAIEHNSLEATDKFGILDDAYALCEACELSLSSLLSLMDVYRKEADYIVLSKLIDVCYNIVKVSSEAIPDSVNELKQFCIKSPHVSIRRCFSTHCLVRVVTVLVCQYRVTTSLKIAFCAIPRGDLGVCCLRKLLC, from the exons atgttcATCAAGTTTGGTTCACCAACTCTCACGGCCAA AAGTACCACCCCTGCGATGTTGTTTTGGATGGAGATGATGaagttcttgttttggtatttgatAAAGCACTTGGTATTGGTGAGGGAGTCTTGGGGGTTGACTTTTCTGCAGTCCTTAATGCGCACTTGGTGGGGTTATATAAATG TGCTTATATGGATggggaagagaaaaagaatatgGCTGTTACTCAATTCGAAGCTGTGGATGCGAGGAGGTTCTTTCCATGTTGGGATGAACCTGCTCTCAAG TATTGAAAGTTCGTTTGCAGGGGTAAAGGTTAGTGCATATTGCCCTGTTGGGAAGAGTGATAAAGGGGAATTTGCGTTAAATGTTACTGTTATGACCCTTGATCTTTTCTCCAA ATACTTCTCAACGCCTTACTCACTCCCCAAACTTGATATGGTTGCGGTTCCTGAATTTTCCGGTGGGGCCATGGAGAATTATGGTTTGATCACATACCGTGAAACTGAACTGCTTTTTGATCCTTTGCATTCCACAGCAGCAAGAAAGCAAAGA ATGGCAATTGTTGTATCACATGAAGTAGCACATCAGTGGTTTGGCAATCTGGTAACAATGGAATGGTGGACTGATTTATGGCTTAACGAGGGTTTTGCAACATGG ATAAGTTATATGGCCACTGATATTTTGTTTCCTGAGTGGAAAGTTTGGTCTCAATTTCTTCAATATACTACTGGTGGCCTAATTATGGATGCCCTGGAACAATCACATCCAATTCAG GTAGAGGTACACCACGCACGTTCAGTTCTTGAAATATTCGATGCTATCAGTTATGAAAAGGGATCTGCTGTTATACGAATGCTGCAGGCTTATCTTGGTGATGATATATTCCAG AAATCGTTAAGTTCCTACATAAAAAGATATTCTGAAAAAAATGCAAAGACAGAAGATTTATGGAGTGTTCTGTCGGAGGAATCTGGTCTCAAAATCAGTGAAATGATGGATGATTGGACTAAGAAACAAGGATATCCTGTGATCTCTGTAACAGCAAAGGATCATATTTTGGAATTTGAGCAG ACACAGTTTCTGTCAGCAGGTTTGCATAGTGAAGGGAAATGGATTGTTCCAGTAACTATTTCACTCGGTTCATATGAGAGACGCAAGAATTTCCTTTTGGAAACAAAGTCCAGTGAAGTGGACATATCAGATCTTGTTGACACTTCTGATACTAATTTAAAGAATAAAGAGACATGTGATGAACAACTGTGGGTCAAGGTTAATATCGAGCAGAGTGGTTTTTATAGGGTAAAATATGAAGATAAGCTAGCAGCTCGACTTAGGAAGGCTATTGAGCATAATAGCTTGGAAGCAACAGACAAATTTG GTATTCTGGATGATGCATACGCCCTTTGCGAAGCTTGTGAACTGTCACTATCATCTTTGCTTTCCTTGATGGATGTATACAGAAAAGAAGCTGATTATATTGTCTTATCAAAGCTTATAGAC GTATGTTATAACATTGTTAAAGTATCAAGCGAGGCCATCCCTGATTCAGTGAATGAGTTGAAGCAATTTTGCATCAAATCTCCTCATGTTTCCATCAGA CGTTGTTTTTCTACACATTGCCTTGTGAGAGTGGTCACTGTACTTGTATGTCAGTACAGGGTGACGACTAGTTTGAAAATAGCTTTTTGTGCAATACCACGTGGTGATTTGGGTGTGTGTTGCTTGAGGAAATTGTTGTGTTGA
- the LOC112186456 gene encoding aminopeptidase M1 isoform X2: protein MEQKQGIEQFKGQARLPNFAIPKRYDLHLKLDLSACTFSGTVQINVSIVEETKFLVLNALELDVHQVWFTNSHGQKYHPCDVVLDGDDEVLVLVFDKALGIGEGVLGVDFSAVLNAHLVGLYKCAYMDGEEKKNMAVTQFEAVDARRFFPCWDEPALKARFKIALDVPSELTALSNMPIINEKCDGDVKTVSFEESPIMSTYLVAVVVGLFDHIEDTTSDGVKVSAYCPVGKSDKGEFALNVTVMTLDLFSKYFSTPYSLPKLDMVAVPEFSGGAMENYGLITYRETELLFDPLHSTAARKQRMAIVVSHEVAHQWFGNLVTMEWWTDLWLNEGFATWISYMATDILFPEWKVWSQFLQYTTGGLIMDALEQSHPIQVEVHHARSVLEIFDAISYEKGSAVIRMLQAYLGDDIFQKSLSSYIKRYSEKNAKTEDLWSVLSEESGLKISEMMDDWTKKQGYPVISVTAKDHILEFEQTQFLSAGLHSEGKWIVPVTISLGSYERRKNFLLETKSSEVDISDLVDTSDTNLKNKETCDEQLWVKVNIEQSGFYRVKYEDKLAARLRKAIEHNSLEATDKFGILDDAYALCEACELSLSSLLSLMDVYRKEADYIVLSKLIDVCYNIVKVSSEAIPDSVNELKQFCIKSPHVSIRCSVVFLHIAL, encoded by the exons ATGGAACAGAAGCAAGGCATAGAGCAATTTAAAGGCCAAGCAAGGTTACCGAATTTTGCAATCCCGAAACGCTATgatcttcatctcaaacttgatCTCTCTGCCTGCACCTTCTCCGGCACCGTGCAGATTAACGTTAGCATCGTTGAAGAGACCAAGTTTCTTGTCTTGAacgctcttgaacttgatgttcATCAAGTTTGGTTCACCAACTCTCACGGCCAA AAGTACCACCCCTGCGATGTTGTTTTGGATGGAGATGATGaagttcttgttttggtatttgatAAAGCACTTGGTATTGGTGAGGGAGTCTTGGGGGTTGACTTTTCTGCAGTCCTTAATGCGCACTTGGTGGGGTTATATAAATG TGCTTATATGGATggggaagagaaaaagaatatgGCTGTTACTCAATTCGAAGCTGTGGATGCGAGGAGGTTCTTTCCATGTTGGGATGAACCTGCTCTCAAG GCTAGATTCAAGATAGCATTAGATGTACCATCAGAGCTGACAGCTTTGTCCAATATgcctattattaatgagaagTGTGATGGAGATGTTAAGACTGTGTCTTTTGAGGAATCTCCAATCATGTCAACTTATTTGGTGGCTGTTGTTGTTGGCCTATTTGATCATATTGAAGATACAACATCTGATG GGGTAAAGGTTAGTGCATATTGCCCTGTTGGGAAGAGTGATAAAGGGGAATTTGCGTTAAATGTTACTGTTATGACCCTTGATCTTTTCTCCAA ATACTTCTCAACGCCTTACTCACTCCCCAAACTTGATATGGTTGCGGTTCCTGAATTTTCCGGTGGGGCCATGGAGAATTATGGTTTGATCACATACCGTGAAACTGAACTGCTTTTTGATCCTTTGCATTCCACAGCAGCAAGAAAGCAAAGA ATGGCAATTGTTGTATCACATGAAGTAGCACATCAGTGGTTTGGCAATCTGGTAACAATGGAATGGTGGACTGATTTATGGCTTAACGAGGGTTTTGCAACATGG ATAAGTTATATGGCCACTGATATTTTGTTTCCTGAGTGGAAAGTTTGGTCTCAATTTCTTCAATATACTACTGGTGGCCTAATTATGGATGCCCTGGAACAATCACATCCAATTCAG GTAGAGGTACACCACGCACGTTCAGTTCTTGAAATATTCGATGCTATCAGTTATGAAAAGGGATCTGCTGTTATACGAATGCTGCAGGCTTATCTTGGTGATGATATATTCCAG AAATCGTTAAGTTCCTACATAAAAAGATATTCTGAAAAAAATGCAAAGACAGAAGATTTATGGAGTGTTCTGTCGGAGGAATCTGGTCTCAAAATCAGTGAAATGATGGATGATTGGACTAAGAAACAAGGATATCCTGTGATCTCTGTAACAGCAAAGGATCATATTTTGGAATTTGAGCAG ACACAGTTTCTGTCAGCAGGTTTGCATAGTGAAGGGAAATGGATTGTTCCAGTAACTATTTCACTCGGTTCATATGAGAGACGCAAGAATTTCCTTTTGGAAACAAAGTCCAGTGAAGTGGACATATCAGATCTTGTTGACACTTCTGATACTAATTTAAAGAATAAAGAGACATGTGATGAACAACTGTGGGTCAAGGTTAATATCGAGCAGAGTGGTTTTTATAGGGTAAAATATGAAGATAAGCTAGCAGCTCGACTTAGGAAGGCTATTGAGCATAATAGCTTGGAAGCAACAGACAAATTTG GTATTCTGGATGATGCATACGCCCTTTGCGAAGCTTGTGAACTGTCACTATCATCTTTGCTTTCCTTGATGGATGTATACAGAAAAGAAGCTGATTATATTGTCTTATCAAAGCTTATAGAC GTATGTTATAACATTGTTAAAGTATCAAGCGAGGCCATCCCTGATTCAGTGAATGAGTTGAAGCAATTTTGCATCAAATCTCCTCATGTTTCCATCAGA tGCAGCGTTGTTTTTCTACACATTGCCTTGTGA